From Cannabis sativa cultivar Pink pepper isolate KNU-18-1 chromosome 8, ASM2916894v1, whole genome shotgun sequence, a single genomic window includes:
- the LOC115700409 gene encoding GDSL esterase/lipase At5g03820-like has protein sequence MAFTTLSYTKIMMILILIMLENTYVKTQKIVPAVFVFGDSVVDVGNNNNLPTLIKSNFPPYGRDFTNHKSTGRFSNGKLAIDYLIDALFFESYPQAYLSTHGSSNELLIGANFAASGYDDSTANLYFSISLSKQLQYFGEYQSRIVGMVGQANASSIFSGGLYIVSAGTSDLIQNYYISPILQVTYPNIHNYFNTLLTNYEQFIENLHSMGARKIGVASLGPLGCLPGAITLFGFGNNNQCVDRLNYDAIYFNTRLNSTSQMLRNRLPDLNLLVLDIYQPLYNLINNPIENRFYETRKGCCGLGMVETALLCNSLSIGTCSNASDHIFWDAFHPSQAANHLLSTYMIGAGYSLVY, from the exons ATGGCTTTCACAACTCTTTCCTACACCAAAATTATGATGATACTTATTTTGATCATGCTAGAAAATACTTACGTTAAAACACAAAAGATTGTACCAGCAGTCTTCGTATTTGGAGACTCGGTTGTAGATGTTGGTAACAACAACAATTTACCAACTCTCatcaaatcaaatttccctCCGTACGGAAGGGATTTTACAAATCACAAATCAACTGGCCGATTTTCTAATGGAAAATTGGCCATTGATTATTTAA TTGATGCTCTCTTCTTCGAGTCCTATCCACAAGCTTATCTAAGCACACATGGAAGTAGCAATGAACTTTTAATTGGAGCAAATTTTGCTGCTTCGGGATATGATGATTCTACAGCTAATTTATac TTTAGCATATCATTATCAAAGCAGCTACAATATTTTGGAGAATATCAATCAAGAATTGTTGGAATGGTAGGGCAAGCAAATGCTTCGTCCATATTTTCAGGTGGACTTTATATAGTGAGTGCAGGGACTAGTGACctaattcaaaattattatattagtcCCATTCTTCAAGTTACCTATCCAAATATTCACAACTATTTCAACACTCTTCTCACAAATTATGAGCAATTCATTGAG aatttaCATTCAATGGGAGCAAGAAAAATTGGAGTGGCTTCATTGGGACCTCTAGGGTGTTTGCCTGGAGCCATTACATTATTTGGATTTGGAAACAATAATCAATGTGTGGATAGACTCAATTATGATGCTATCTATTTTAACACAAGATTAAATTCCACCTCACAAATGTTAAGGAACAGGTTACCTGACCTGAATTTGCTTGTATTGGATATATACCAACCCTTGTACAATCTTATCAACAATCCTATCGAAAATA ggttttatgaAACGAGAAAGGGTTGTTGTGGATTAGGGATGGTAGAAACAGCATTACTGTGTAATTCATTATCAATTGGAACATGTTCGAATGCATCAGATCATATTTTTTGGGATGCTTTTCATCCATCTCAGGCAGCCAATCATTTACTTTCTACTTATATGATTGGTGCTGGTTACTCCCTTGTCTACtaa
- the LOC133030360 gene encoding uncharacterized protein LOC133030360 produces MVRTRATSSATTSDDPSRVEAPMAPPPSTNSADNPPQTNQSIPALRRSTPVDRPAYEDIRSPYYISTADHPGLSLVTPVLSDKNFQSWKRDFKLSIGARNKTPFLEGTLLQPPANDSLFDHWTRCNQLVMSWILHSVSPEIKSSIMYFDTAHEMWTVLNNRFNQANGPRIFELNETLTYLNQGDDSVSAYFTKLTAIWDEIHQLRPCIPCTCAAAAQHLAHQNHDQVLQFLKGLNDTYQAVRDQILLLDPCPALNKVFSMVINQERQRSLGHRFLPPLAAASSSSNPQDSAPTANAVSKNKRPRPHCTNCQKPGHYKDKCYFLIGFPPGYGNKKSDSTSTKKSDLNTNNPQASQVTSSTPDFNTQLTPAQCQQLISMLAQQLPTTDASTSDKAMINNISGIYNDIEDWDS; encoded by the exons ATGGTGCGTACTCGGGCCACCAGTTCTGCAACAACATCTGACGATCCTTCCAGAGTTGAAGCACCAATGGCTCCTCCACCATCAACCAATTCCGCTGACAACCCTCCACAAACAAACCAGTCAATTCCTGCTCTGCGTCGATCTACTCCAGTCGACAGACCAGCTTATGAAGACATTAGATCACCCTACTACATCAGCACAGCTGATCATCCGGGCCTCTCTCTTGTCACTCCAGTTCTCTCGGACAAGAATTTCCAATCTTGGAAAAGAGATTTCAAGCTCTCCATTGGAGCAAGGAACAAGACTCCATTCTTGGAAGGTACTCTCCTTCAACCCCCTGCAAATGACTCTCTTTTTGATCATTGGACTCGTTGTAATCAACTTGTTATGTCATGGATTTTACATTCGGTTTCACCCGAAATCAAGAGTAGCATCATGTACTTTGATACTGCTCATGAAATGTGGACCGTGTTAAACAATCGCTTTAACCAAGCTAATGGTCCCAGAATTTTCGAATTAAATGAGACACTAACCTATCTCAATCAAGGAGATGATTCGGTTAGTGCCTATTTTACCAAACTTACAGCTATATGGGATGAAATTCATCAATTGAGACCATGCATTCCATGTACTTGTGCTGCTGCTGCACAACACTTGGCTCATCAAAATCATGACCAAGTATTACAATTCCTTAAGGGCCTCAATGATACATATCAGGCTGTGCGAGATCAGATCCTACTCCTTGATCCTTGCCCTGCCTTGAACAAGGTCTTCTCTATGGTAATCAACCAAGAAAGACAAAGGTCTCTTGGCCATCGATTTCTTCCCCCTTTGGCTGCTGCTTCAAGTTCTTCCAACCCACAAGATTCTGCACCTACTGCCAATGCAGTCTCGAAGAACAAAAGACCACGGCCACATTGCACAAATTGCCAAAAGCCAGGCCATTATAAAGATAAATGTTACTTCCTAATCGGTTTTCCACCTGGTTATGGCAACAAAAAATCAGATTCTACTTCTACTAAAAAATCTGATTTGAACACCAACAACCCGCAAGCTTCTCAAGTCACATCTTCAACACCTGATTTCAACACACAACTTACCCCAGCACAATGCCAACAGTTGATCTCAATGTTAGCACAACAACTCCCCACAACAGATGCATCTACATCTGACAAAGCTATGATCAACAATATCTCAG GAATCTACAATGACATCGAAGATTGGGATAGCTAA
- the LOC115699019 gene encoding uncharacterized protein LOC115699019 isoform X2: protein MIIANINSHHHDPPFRANLNVHNIPRLIKANFPPYGRVDQLQYQISYFALINVGMLLLLPTSTTESPNMKIPGTKEVPPTLLIITIIKPNKTFINKQLTTLDDHETPILIRNINNSTLEL from the exons ATGATTATTGCCAACATCAACTCTCATCACCATGATCCACCATTTAGAG CAAACCTAAATGTACATAATATCCCAAGGTTAATCAAAGCCAACTTTCCTCCATATGGCAGAG TTGATCAATTACAGTACCAAATCTCGTATTTTGCTTTGATTAATGTTggaatgttgttgttgttgccaACATCCACGACTGAATCTCCAAATATGAAGATTCCAGGCACCAAAGAAGTACCACCAACACTGCTAATCATCACCATCATCAAACCTAACAAAACATTCATCAACAAGCAACTCACAACCTTAGATGATCATGAAACACCCATACTCATCAGAAATATTAATAATAGCACTCTTGaattataa
- the LOC115699019 gene encoding uncharacterized protein LOC115699019 isoform X1 produces MIIANINSHHHDPPFRANLNVHNIPRLIKANFPPYGRGIVTHFLVDQLQYQISYFALINVGMLLLLPTSTTESPNMKIPGTKEVPPTLLIITIIKPNKTFINKQLTTLDDHETPILIRNINNSTLEL; encoded by the exons ATGATTATTGCCAACATCAACTCTCATCACCATGATCCACCATTTAGAG CAAACCTAAATGTACATAATATCCCAAGGTTAATCAAAGCCAACTTTCCTCCATATGGCAGAGGTATTGTCACCCATTTTCTTG TTGATCAATTACAGTACCAAATCTCGTATTTTGCTTTGATTAATGTTggaatgttgttgttgttgccaACATCCACGACTGAATCTCCAAATATGAAGATTCCAGGCACCAAAGAAGTACCACCAACACTGCTAATCATCACCATCATCAAACCTAACAAAACATTCATCAACAAGCAACTCACAACCTTAGATGATCATGAAACACCCATACTCATCAGAAATATTAATAATAGCACTCTTGaattataa
- the LOC115699019 gene encoding uncharacterized protein LOC115699019 isoform X3 → MQNLPIHYLANLNVHNIPRLIKANFPPYGRVDQLQYQISYFALINVGMLLLLPTSTTESPNMKIPGTKEVPPTLLIITIIKPNKTFINKQLTTLDDHETPILIRNINNSTLEL, encoded by the exons atgcaaaatttacctattcATTACTTAG CAAACCTAAATGTACATAATATCCCAAGGTTAATCAAAGCCAACTTTCCTCCATATGGCAGAG TTGATCAATTACAGTACCAAATCTCGTATTTTGCTTTGATTAATGTTggaatgttgttgttgttgccaACATCCACGACTGAATCTCCAAATATGAAGATTCCAGGCACCAAAGAAGTACCACCAACACTGCTAATCATCACCATCATCAAACCTAACAAAACATTCATCAACAAGCAACTCACAACCTTAGATGATCATGAAACACCCATACTCATCAGAAATATTAATAATAGCACTCTTGaattataa